One Methylocaldum marinum DNA window includes the following coding sequences:
- a CDS encoding fumarate reductase/succinate dehydrogenase flavoprotein subunit, whose product MSTFTKPLVTDVDVLVIGGGTAGPMAAVTAKERNPKLSVMLLEKANVKRSGAISMGMDGLNNAIIPGHATPEDYVKEITIANDGIVNQKAVMAYAQRSYAMIRQLDDWGVYFQKDETGDYDVKKVHHLGTYVLPMPEGHNVKKILYRRLRRARVVVENRYQATRLLKDADGRIAGAVAVGTRTGEIIVLRAKAVVLCTGAAGRLGLPASGYLFGTYENPANVGDGHAMAYHVGAELTNLECFQINPLLKDYNGPACAYVTGPLGGYTANAHGDRFIECDYWSGQMMLEFHRELESGDGPVFLKLDHLAEETIQEIETILHGNERPSRGRFHEGRNVDYRERMVEMHISEIGFCSGHSSSGVWINERGETSVPGLYGAGDMASVPHNYMLGAFVYGQICGENAAAFADLRDRPTPDDGFIAAEARRVLAPVQRDDGITPYQMEYKIRRLVNDYLQPPKVTKKIEIGLQRFRQIREDLPYLYARDPHELLRAMEVHNILDCAEMAAVSSLYRRESRWGLYHYRVDYPEKNDADWFCHVQLAKDEKGSMSCFKRPIEPYIVALNEREKESYNQFRIKQAANA is encoded by the coding sequence ATGAGTACATTCACTAAACCACTTGTAACCGACGTCGACGTGTTGGTCATTGGCGGCGGCACGGCCGGCCCCATGGCTGCCGTGACCGCGAAGGAGAGAAATCCGAAGCTCAGCGTGATGCTGCTCGAGAAAGCCAATGTCAAGCGCAGCGGCGCCATCTCTATGGGCATGGACGGCCTGAACAACGCCATCATCCCGGGGCACGCGACACCGGAGGATTACGTCAAGGAAATCACCATCGCCAACGACGGCATCGTTAACCAGAAGGCGGTCATGGCCTACGCACAGCGCAGCTATGCCATGATCCGGCAGCTGGACGACTGGGGTGTCTATTTCCAGAAGGACGAGACCGGCGACTACGACGTCAAGAAAGTCCATCACCTGGGCACCTACGTGCTGCCCATGCCGGAAGGCCACAACGTCAAGAAGATTCTCTACCGCCGCTTGCGGCGGGCGCGGGTCGTGGTGGAAAACCGATACCAGGCGACCCGCCTGCTGAAGGATGCCGACGGCCGCATCGCCGGCGCCGTGGCGGTGGGCACCCGCACCGGCGAAATCATCGTCTTGCGCGCCAAGGCGGTCGTGCTGTGTACCGGCGCCGCCGGCCGCCTGGGGCTTCCCGCCTCGGGCTATCTGTTCGGGACCTACGAGAATCCGGCCAACGTCGGCGACGGCCATGCCATGGCCTACCACGTCGGGGCGGAACTCACCAACCTGGAATGCTTCCAGATCAACCCGCTGCTCAAGGATTACAACGGTCCTGCCTGCGCCTACGTTACCGGCCCCCTGGGCGGCTACACCGCCAACGCTCACGGCGACCGATTCATCGAATGCGACTACTGGAGCGGGCAGATGATGCTGGAGTTCCATCGCGAGCTGGAAAGCGGCGACGGGCCGGTGTTCCTGAAGCTCGATCATCTCGCGGAAGAAACCATACAAGAGATCGAAACCATTCTGCATGGCAACGAACGACCGTCCCGCGGACGTTTCCACGAAGGGCGGAACGTCGATTACCGGGAACGCATGGTGGAAATGCACATTTCGGAAATCGGCTTCTGCAGCGGCCACAGTTCGTCCGGCGTATGGATCAACGAGCGCGGCGAGACCAGTGTCCCGGGGTTGTACGGCGCCGGCGACATGGCTTCCGTTCCCCACAATTACATGCTGGGAGCTTTCGTCTATGGCCAGATCTGCGGCGAAAACGCGGCCGCCTTCGCGGACCTGCGGGATCGGCCGACGCCGGACGACGGCTTCATCGCAGCGGAGGCCCGGCGGGTGCTGGCGCCCGTGCAGCGGGATGACGGCATTACCCCCTACCAGATGGAATACAAGATCCGGCGTCTGGTCAACGACTACCTGCAACCCCCGAAAGTGACGAAAAAGATCGAAATCGGCCTGCAGCGGTTCCGGCAGATCCGCGAGGACCTGCCTTATCTGTACGCCCGCGATCCTCACGAGCTGCTTCGTGCCATGGAAGTCCACAATATTCTGGACTGCGCCGAAATGGCCGCCGTGTCCTCGCTGTACCGCCGGGAAAGCCGCTGGGGTCTTTATCACTACCGCGTTGATTATCCGGAGAAGAACGACGCCGATTGGTTCTGCCACGTTCAGCTCGCCAAGGACGAAAAAGGAAGCATGAGCTGCTTCAAACGGCCCATCGAGCCCTACATCGTCGCGCTGAACGAGCGCGAGAAAGAGTCCTACAACCAGTTTCGAATCAAACAAGCCGCCAACGCTTAA
- a CDS encoding 4Fe-4S dicluster domain-containing protein has translation MPIATTPTSVPVIVDEEKCIADKGCRVCIDVCPLDVLWINESTGKAHMKYDECWYCMPCEADCPTGAVKVNIPYLLR, from the coding sequence ATGCCTATCGCCACGACCCCCACCAGCGTCCCCGTCATCGTCGACGAGGAAAAATGCATTGCCGACAAAGGCTGCCGCGTGTGTATCGACGTCTGCCCGCTGGATGTTCTCTGGATCAACGAGAGCACCGGAAAGGCCCACATGAAATACGACGAATGCTGGTACTGCATGCCGTGCGAGGCCGACTGCCCGACCGGTGCCGTGAAGGTCAACATTCCTTACCTGCTGCGCTGA
- a CDS encoding gamma-butyrobetaine hydroxylase-like domain-containing protein yields the protein MKPTLIAETGGVRPPSGPPAEIRLRVKNRTLDLHWPDRSMASIPFSRLRAACACAGCTARKRSGAAPDDVSDIELSGVEPVGSVGLQLVFSDGHDRGIYPWSYLQALSEVQT from the coding sequence ATGAAACCCACCCTGATCGCTGAAACCGGCGGCGTACGTCCGCCATCCGGCCCGCCCGCCGAGATTCGGTTGCGGGTCAAGAACAGGACTCTGGATCTGCATTGGCCCGACCGCTCCATGGCCAGTATCCCGTTTTCCAGACTGCGTGCAGCCTGCGCCTGCGCCGGCTGTACCGCGCGAAAGCGGTCAGGCGCGGCGCCGGATGACGTGTCCGACATCGAACTCAGCGGCGTCGAGCCCGTCGGCTCGGTCGGCCTTCAACTGGTCTTTTCCGACGGCCACGACCGGGGAATCTACCCCTGGTCCTATCTGCAGGCACTCTCGGAGGTCCAGACATGA
- a CDS encoding OprD family outer membrane porin, producing MRTKVAIPLLSAFLPVQAAVSSEDSESFISKGLGLINGTVRAYYVTRQFDSKPDQHTFSPGGSLRLETPPLHGVQVGLGYYWQHDFGISSDKPERQVVPIFTGKDVDILGEAYLKFSAFDTVITAGRQKLTTPFANPADAFPVPTLFEGVSLIHSVGNFSFGGYYLSKIKDRPSNEFENVGKFSTRRLGVTPEKTDGTIIGNIGYTNGGLGLEGWFYRFSDLFDMGLVQAKYITPEIHGFKFSFGAQGVLQQDQGQSLFGPMDSLGYGFTVGAATRRVDLIFSYNGVADRPGAFRNGAILAPYSYSNTTLFTNNLVSSPENADSGSVYKVGLNYRVAPNFSFLLSHAVFNFNNKPHIAETDIDWKYGLDRFIKNLSLRNRIGIITSEAKSSDMVDLRVQLEYTF from the coding sequence ATGCGAACCAAAGTGGCGATACCTTTGCTGAGCGCTTTTCTGCCCGTACAAGCGGCCGTTTCTTCCGAAGACTCGGAATCCTTTATATCGAAAGGATTAGGCTTGATAAACGGCACGGTCAGAGCTTATTACGTTACCCGGCAGTTCGATTCAAAACCCGATCAGCATACCTTTTCACCCGGCGGCAGTCTGCGATTGGAAACGCCACCGCTGCACGGTGTACAGGTCGGCCTGGGTTATTACTGGCAACATGATTTCGGTATCAGCAGCGATAAGCCCGAAAGACAGGTCGTGCCCATTTTTACCGGAAAGGATGTCGATATTCTCGGAGAGGCCTATCTGAAATTTTCAGCCTTCGATACCGTTATCACTGCCGGGCGCCAAAAACTGACCACGCCGTTCGCGAACCCTGCGGATGCATTCCCGGTTCCCACTCTGTTCGAGGGGGTAAGCCTGATCCATAGTGTCGGCAATTTTTCGTTCGGCGGGTATTACCTCAGCAAAATCAAGGATAGGCCGAGCAATGAATTCGAGAATGTCGGGAAATTCTCGACCCGGCGATTGGGCGTGACGCCCGAGAAAACGGATGGCACCATCATCGGAAATATCGGCTATACGAACGGCGGGCTCGGGCTGGAAGGCTGGTTTTATCGGTTCTCGGACCTGTTCGACATGGGTTTGGTGCAAGCCAAATACATCACCCCGGAAATTCATGGCTTCAAGTTTTCGTTCGGTGCTCAAGGCGTGTTGCAGCAAGACCAGGGGCAAAGTTTGTTCGGGCCGATGGATAGTCTGGGCTACGGGTTTACGGTCGGTGCCGCCACGCGCCGGGTTGACCTCATATTTTCCTATAACGGCGTGGCCGATAGACCCGGCGCATTCAGAAATGGCGCGATATTGGCACCCTATAGCTATTCCAACACCACCTTGTTTACGAACAATCTGGTCAGCTCTCCGGAAAACGCCGATTCGGGAAGCGTCTATAAAGTGGGCCTGAATTACCGGGTGGCGCCGAATTTTTCTTTTCTGCTCAGTCACGCCGTCTTCAATTTCAATAACAAACCACATATCGCCGAAACCGATATCGATTGGAAATATGGCCTTGATCGGTTCATAAAAAACCTATCGCTTCGAAACAGGATCGGAATCATCACCTCCGAGGCCAAAAGTTC
- a CDS encoding YeiH family protein, with the protein MIRQPRYRTWRYPFCGLRPQLVRGVAALYPGLPVCIVIALAAHFIAGRHGGTEILLAVLLGMVLSPLHRDSLCQPGISFAARPLLQFGIALLGARITVEQISGDNARMLCLVLATVPATLVTGLVLGRLLRLPVQASLMGAVAVAICGASAVLAVAATLPRDQLDQRYVLGIIVGATGLGTLSMIMYPLAASALGFSEVETGVFLGATIHDVAQAAGSGYMVSENVGDVATVTKLMRVAMLVPVVAVIALWCRSASSAAPKLPWFLLGFFVIVLLNSFGYLAEAPRAAMVAISRECLLIAMAALGMKTSIPAFLKLGWRPVAQLTATSILLAVAAGFAVQIPVPLG; encoded by the coding sequence ATGATCCGCCAGCCGAGATACAGGACTTGGCGTTACCCGTTTTGCGGCTTGCGCCCGCAACTCGTTCGAGGCGTCGCGGCGCTTTATCCCGGGCTGCCCGTGTGCATCGTGATCGCGCTGGCGGCTCATTTCATCGCGGGGAGGCACGGAGGCACCGAAATCCTTTTGGCGGTGCTGTTGGGCATGGTGCTCAGCCCCTTGCATCGGGACTCCCTCTGCCAACCGGGGATTTCGTTCGCCGCCCGTCCGCTGCTGCAGTTCGGAATCGCGCTCCTGGGAGCGCGTATCACGGTCGAACAAATCAGCGGCGATAACGCCCGAATGCTGTGCCTGGTGCTGGCGACCGTACCCGCAACGCTGGTGACCGGACTGGTGCTGGGACGTTTGCTGCGCCTGCCGGTACAGGCCAGCCTCATGGGCGCCGTCGCGGTTGCGATCTGCGGTGCCTCGGCGGTCCTCGCCGTGGCCGCGACCCTGCCGCGGGACCAGTTGGACCAGCGCTACGTGCTGGGCATCATCGTCGGGGCGACCGGCCTCGGAACCCTGTCCATGATCATGTATCCCCTAGCGGCTTCGGCCTTGGGCTTTTCGGAAGTCGAGACCGGCGTCTTTCTCGGTGCGACCATACATGACGTCGCCCAGGCGGCGGGTTCCGGATACATGGTTTCCGAGAACGTCGGCGACGTCGCCACGGTGACCAAGCTCATGCGCGTGGCCATGCTGGTGCCGGTGGTTGCGGTCATCGCCTTGTGGTGCCGGTCCGCATCCTCGGCGGCGCCGAAACTGCCCTGGTTCCTGCTGGGCTTCTTCGTGATCGTACTGCTCAACAGCTTCGGCTATCTGGCCGAGGCGCCGCGCGCCGCGATGGTCGCGATCTCTCGCGAATGCCTGCTGATCGCCATGGCCGCATTGGGAATGAAAACCTCGATTCCGGCCTTTCTCAAGCTCGGCTGGCGTCCCGTCGCTCAACTCACGGCGACCTCGATCCTGCTGGCCGTAGCCGCGGGCTTTGCCGTACAGATACCGGTGCCGCTCGGGTGA
- a CDS encoding HEAT repeat domain-containing protein, which yields MRDFSDSLLNEIAERLASTDPGIRRVAVMDLVESSEPEAAELLVAALKDPDPGVRREAAKIIDEFDASAMTTALVDVLTADDENVRNAAARALSDIKDPAAAPALLEALDNEDPFVIAAILKALKPLRVAEAKPAALRHLVHPDPRVRREAVGVLGYLHAPDTLDALKKVGSDDSDDEVRRAAIGALLFGEPPVVADTVVRALDDAHWQVRAEAAVSLGKLGSVDAVPPLIGATRDGYWQVREKACEALGKLRAIVAIDCLGECAGDAMSNLRKAAIAALGEIAHINGRPYIEHAMNDPDPDVRKLARWALGKLNTAI from the coding sequence ATGCGCGATTTTAGCGACTCCCTGCTGAACGAGATTGCCGAACGCTTGGCATCGACGGACCCCGGCATTCGCCGGGTGGCGGTCATGGATCTGGTTGAATCGTCCGAACCGGAGGCTGCCGAACTGCTGGTGGCGGCTCTGAAGGACCCCGATCCCGGCGTCCGCCGGGAGGCGGCCAAGATCATCGACGAATTCGATGCGTCCGCAATGACGACGGCCTTGGTGGACGTGTTGACCGCCGACGATGAGAACGTCCGCAATGCCGCCGCCCGGGCCCTGTCGGACATCAAGGACCCGGCCGCCGCGCCGGCCCTGCTCGAGGCGCTGGACAACGAAGACCCGTTCGTCATCGCCGCCATACTCAAGGCCCTCAAGCCGCTCCGGGTTGCCGAGGCCAAACCCGCGGCCCTCCGGCACCTCGTCCATCCGGACCCGCGGGTGCGCCGCGAAGCCGTGGGCGTACTCGGATACCTGCATGCCCCCGATACCCTCGATGCTCTCAAGAAAGTCGGCAGCGACGACAGCGACGACGAAGTGCGTCGCGCCGCGATCGGCGCGCTGCTTTTCGGCGAGCCGCCGGTGGTGGCCGACACCGTGGTCCGCGCGCTCGACGATGCCCACTGGCAAGTCCGCGCCGAGGCGGCGGTCAGTCTCGGCAAGCTGGGCAGCGTGGATGCCGTTCCGCCCTTGATCGGAGCCACTCGGGACGGGTATTGGCAGGTCCGGGAAAAAGCGTGCGAGGCGCTCGGCAAGCTGCGCGCAATCGTGGCCATCGATTGTCTGGGAGAGTGCGCCGGCGATGCCATGAGCAATCTGCGCAAAGCGGCCATAGCCGCTCTCGGCGAGATCGCGCACATCAACGGCCGGCCATACATCGAGCACGCCATGAACGACCCCGATCCCGACGTGCGCAAGCTCGCCCGCTGGGCGCTCGGCAAATTGAACACCGCAATCTGA
- the fdxA gene encoding ferredoxin FdxA, translated as MTYVVTENCIRCKYTDCVEVCPVDCFHEGENFLVIDPEECIDCTLCAAECPVGAIFGEDELPPEYAGYKALNAELAKTWPLISAAKAPLPDAGEWADRPGKREHLVL; from the coding sequence ATGACCTATGTCGTTACCGAGAACTGTATTCGCTGCAAATACACCGACTGCGTTGAAGTCTGCCCGGTAGACTGCTTTCACGAAGGTGAAAACTTCCTGGTCATAGACCCGGAGGAATGTATCGACTGCACCTTGTGCGCCGCGGAATGCCCGGTAGGCGCCATCTTCGGCGAAGACGAACTGCCGCCCGAATATGCCGGGTACAAGGCGCTGAACGCCGAGCTGGCCAAAACCTGGCCGCTGATCAGCGCCGCCAAGGCGCCGCTGCCGGACGCCGGGGAGTGGGCGGACCGGCCGGGCAAGCGCGAGCACCTGGTGCTGTGA